The genomic segment GTGAGAATAATGGAGCATCCCGAGGAACCGTCCCTGAGCGCGAAATCCCAAGTGAACGAAGGAGCGGTCTCCGCCGCAAGCGGTATGAAAGGATGCCCCGCCTCAGCCGAGGTCATCGACATCCAGCGGGGAATAATCCTGAGCCGGGAGACCGACAGCCCGATCCATTTTACCCACGTCAGCACGGAGCTCGGCATGAACGCCATACGGCAGGCAAAGAAAGAAGGGCTTGCCGTTACCTGTGACGTGACTCCCCATCACCTCTCTCTCGACGAGACATACATCCTTGTCAGCCGGTTTTCTTCTGCCTACAAGGTGAATCCGCCCCTCAGGACGCGAAAGGACGTGAAAGCTCTGTGGGACGCCGTCGCCGACGGCACGGCGGACGCCATAGTCACCGACCACGCCCCCTATCACATGGACGACAAGGACGTCCCCTTCCAGGAGGCCCTGAGCGGCATAGCGTCTCTGGAGTGCGCCGTCGCGGTGGTCCTGGACACCTGGGCCAAGACAGGCAGGCCTGTCCCCCTGGAGCGCCTCCTTGAGCTCTTCACCTCCGGGCCCGCGGCCCTGCTCTCCCGTCCGTGGCGTTCCCTGGGGTCGCTGAAGGAAGGATCCCCTGCGGACGTTACGGTGCTCGACCTCGAAGCGATTAAAAGGGTGGACGTGAACCGGTGGAAGAGCAAGGCACGCGTCTGCCCCTGGGACGGCGAGATGCTGCAGGGATGGCCCGTCATGGCGCTGGTGGAAGGCCGTGTCGTCATGAACAGGCTGAAGGATTCGGAATGAGCTGCGGCGGTTCCCCGCAGGATTATGCGGCGGCGGTCCTCGGGCATCGCTCCCTTGGTGATGGTTCCGGGCTGTTTGCGGTACGGTGCGAAGAGATAGCATCGTGCGCCGAGCCGGGCCAGTTCGTAATGGTACGGCCCGGAACGGGGTACGACCCCTTTCTGGGGCGGCCCCTCGCGGTGGCGGACGCGGCAGGCGATGTGTTTAAAATGATATACAGGGTTGTCGGGAGGGGAACCGCCCTCCTGGCATCAAAACGGCAGGGGGACCCCGTCACGGTGCGGGGCCCCATAGGAAGAGGCTTCTTTTCCGCCAGGGGAGAGAAGCCTCTTCCCCGGAAGGTGATCCTCGCGGGCGGGTCAGTGGGTGCGGCTCCCCTGCTGTTCGCGGCCCGCAGGCTGGGCTTGTCCCGGGTTGAAAAGACCGTCATGGGGGTGGCCGGAAAAGGCTGGGAGGGTTTCGCCGAGTGGCTGAAAGAGGCCTTCCCGGGCGTGGATCTCTATTCCGACGACGGAACTGCGGAGACAAAGGGAACGGTACTTTCGGGCCTTCCCGATTTCCTGCCCGCAGAAACGGAACTCTGGGCCTGCGGCCCCCAGGGTATGCTCAGGGCCG from the Aminivibrio sp. genome contains:
- a CDS encoding dihydroorotase, with protein sequence MILLRNAKIFDGENLGKTCEDLLLKDGVVARRGTDLSAEGAEVFDLGGKTACPGFIDLHVHFRDPGYEWRENTESGAWAAAEGGFTTVVTMPNTDPAVDDPVTVEYLVARGKRAGASRVLPAGCVSKGRQGKHLAELALMAESGAVFFTDDGAPVSDAKLLKTALLYSRDLDVRIMEHPEEPSLSAKSQVNEGAVSAASGMKGCPASAEVIDIQRGIILSRETDSPIHFTHVSTELGMNAIRQAKKEGLAVTCDVTPHHLSLDETYILVSRFSSAYKVNPPLRTRKDVKALWDAVADGTADAIVTDHAPYHMDDKDVPFQEALSGIASLECAVAVVLDTWAKTGRPVPLERLLELFTSGPAALLSRPWRSLGSLKEGSPADVTVLDLEAIKRVDVNRWKSKARVCPWDGEMLQGWPVMALVEGRVVMNRLKDSE
- a CDS encoding dihydroorotate dehydrogenase electron transfer subunit; this translates as MSCGGSPQDYAAAVLGHRSLGDGSGLFAVRCEEIASCAEPGQFVMVRPGTGYDPFLGRPLAVADAAGDVFKMIYRVVGRGTALLASKRQGDPVTVRGPIGRGFFSARGEKPLPRKVILAGGSVGAAPLLFAARRLGLSRVEKTVMGVAGKGWEGFAEWLKEAFPGVDLYSDDGTAETKGTVLSGLPDFLPAETELWACGPQGMLRAVAEKYPRDGHRIMAALESRMACGVGGCLGCVIPTVSGNRRVCVDGPVFTAEEVKWNELSSC